A single genomic interval of Lathyrus oleraceus cultivar Zhongwan6 chromosome 7, CAAS_Psat_ZW6_1.0, whole genome shotgun sequence harbors:
- the LOC127101680 gene encoding calcium-dependent protein kinase 24 yields MGSCVSTQGKNGIRKRSKDHHNNNNNNKHVKTAFDQDHEAPTPTARRSSVTSRPLNVVTNPSAGSIFDKYELGKELGRGEFGVTVRCVDLQTGEAFACKKIAKTKLRTEIDIQDVRREVQIMKHLPHHPNIVAFREAYEDKDAVYLVMELCEGGELFDRIVAKGHYTERAAANVAKTILEVCKVCHEHGVIHRDLKPENFLFSDASETASLKAIDFGLSTFYVTGDRFNEIVGSPYYMAPEVLRRNYGQEIDIWSTGVILYILLCGVPPFWAETEEAIAQAIIRGNVDFTRDPWPKVSEEAKSLVKRMLDPNPYTRITVQEALDHSWIQHREHGRNVSLGDHVRMRIKQFSLMNRFKKKVLRVVADNLPDDQIDGLRKLFDMMDKDNDGLLTFEELKDGFSMIGQVIPDPDIQTLIDAADSDGNGNLNCEEFITMSVHLRRIGNDEHLSEAFDFFDKNKSGYVEFDELKDALSDDDSTDDQVVRDILNDVDLDKDGRISFEEFKAMMTTGGDWKMASRQYSRAMLNALSFRMFKDKSAGVVIN; encoded by the exons ATGGGGAGTTGCGTATCAACACAAGGCAAAAATGGCATCCGAAAGAGATCAAAAGAtcaccacaacaacaacaacaacaacaaacacGTCAAAACCGCATTCGATCAAGACCACGAAGCTCCAACGCCGACGGCGCGTAGATCAAGCGTGACATCGCGTCCACTAAACGTCGTGACAAATCCAAGTGCGGGTAGCATATTCGATAAATACGAGCTGGGAAAAGAGCTTGGGAGAGGCGAATTCGGCGTGACAGTGCGTTGCGTGGACCTGCAGACGGGTGAGGCATTTGCGTGTAAGAAGATAGCGAAGACGAAGCTGAGAACGGAGATTGATATTCAGGATGTGAGGAGGGAGGTTCAGATTATGAAGCATTTGCCTCATCATCCGAATATTGTTGCGTTTCGTGAAGCTTATGAAGATAAAGATGCTGTTTATCTAGTTATGGAATTGTGCGAAGGTGGTGAACTTTTCGATAGGATTGTTGCTAAAGGTCATTATACAGAAAGAGCTGCTGCGAATGTAGCGAAAACCATTCTTGAAGTTTGCAAG GTGTGTCATGAGCATGGTGTGATACATAGGGACTTAAAGCCTGAAAATTTCTTATTTTCAGATGCAAGTGAGACAGCCTCACTTAAGGCAATTGATTTTGGACTTTCCACTTTTTATGTAACTG GCGATAGATTCAATGAAATTGTTGGAAGTCCTTATTACATGGCTCCGGAAGTTTTGAGACGAAACTATGGACAAGAGATCGATATATGGAGCACCGGCGTTATTCTTTATATTTTGCTTTGTGGTGTTCCACCCTTTTGGGCAG AAACTGAAGAAGCCATAGCGCAGGCGATAATCCGGGGTAATGTAGATTTCACAAGAGATCCTTGGCCTAAAGTTTCTGAAGAAGCAAAATCCCTTGTTAAGCGTATGCTTGATCCAAATCCATACACTAGAATCACAGTTCAAGAAGCTCTTG ATCATTCTTGGATACAACATAGGGAGCATGGTAGAAATGTTTCTCTTGGAGACCATGTGAGAATGAGGATCAAGCAATTCTCCTTGATGAATAGATTCAAGAAGAAAGTCCTTAGA GTGGTGGCTGATAATTTGCCGGATGATCAAATTGATGGACTTAGAAAACTGTTTGATATGATGGATAAGGACAATGATGGACTCTTAACATTTGAAGAGCTGAAAGATGGCTTTTCAATGATTGGACAAGTTATTCCTGATCCTGATATTCAGACCTTAATCGACGCT GCAGATTCGGATGGAAACGGCAACTTGAATTGCGAAGAGTTCATCACAATGAGTGTTCATTTGAGAAGGATAGGAAATGATGAGCATCTCTCAGAAGCATTCGATTTCTTTGACAAGAATAAGAGCGGATACGTTGAGTTTGACGAGTTAAAGGATGCCTTATCAGATGATGATTCGACCGACGACCAGGTGGTTAGAGACATTCTAAACGATGTTGATTTGGATAAG GATGGTCGAATAAGTTTTGAGGAGTTTAAGGCAATGATGACGACAGGAGGAGATTGGAAAATGGCTTCTCGACAGTATTCAAGAGCAATGCTAAATGCATTAAGCTTCAGAATGTTTAAAGACAAATCTGCTGGAGTAGTAATTAACTGA